The DNA window CCGCTCGCCCTCACCATGCTCGACATGCTGCGGGAGGATCAGAATACCGTGGACTGGCTGGATGACGGTCAGAAAGCCCTGAACGCCCTTGCGGATGAGCACTTTGATCTGGCCATTCTGGACCTGACCCTACCCAGGGTTGATGGGCTCGATATTATCCGGCGCACCCGCCAGAACGGTAACCAGACGCCCATCATCATTCTGACTGCAAGAACCGATCTGGACGAGAAGCTGCAAGGTCTGGATTCCGGCGCTGATGACTATCTCACCAAACCCTTTGCCATGGCGGAGTTAAAAGCCCGCATCAGAGCTGTGACCCGGCGCGGGAGAGCAGATAATTCAACCGCCGGGATTCGTGTTGGCCGCCTCACTTTGAACCCGGAAACAGGAAACCTGAGTATCGGAAATGACACCGTAATGCTGCCCCGCAGTGAATTCCAGATACTGCACTATCTCATGCGCCATCCGGACCAGGTAGCCACCCGCCGCCGACTGGAAGATCAATTGTATGGTTGGGAGCAAGGCGCGGAAAGCAACTCATTGGAAGTTCACGTGCACCACCTTCGCCGGAGGATAGGAAAAACCGCCATTCGAACACTCAGGGGTGTTGGGTATCTTCTGGACAGCGACGCTGTAGGAAAGGATTCTTTGGAATGAGCCTGACACGCAAGCTGACGTTACTGGTAACCGGCACGGTTTTTTTCATCACCTTGATTGCCGCTGGCTGGGGTTATTACGTCAGTGACCACCAGATGGAAGAACTGTTCGATGCCGAGCTCGCGCAAAGCACACGTATCGTGCAGGGCCTTGTAGAGCACCTTTCCGACACCCAATCATTTGAGCAACTGTCCCGCACTCTGTCGCTGACCCTGCAGCTGCCTGAAAGCACGTATCAGGGCCCCGAAGAAGAAGACGAAATTCTCGCCGATGGCGCGGGCCACAAATACGAACGCAAACTTGCTTTCGAGGTATGGACGCCAGATGGTAACCCCGTGTTGGATACCCTCAATGCTAACGATGATCAGGGACTTAAACCGGGATTCGACTGGCTAGAGGTGGCGGGCTATCAGTGGCGCACATTCACCCTGAACGACCCGAAAACCGGCTTCTGGATCCGATCCGCTCAGCGTGAAGACGTCCGTGATGAACTCAGTCAGGAAATTGCGGTGGGCAATCTGCTACCTTTTCTTCTCGCTTTGCCCCTGCTTGCGCTCGCCGTGGTGGGTTCTATCCAGCTGGGGTTCCAACCTTTGCGGAAATTGGAAAGACCCGTTCGCAATATGGCGCCTGAGAACATCCATCCCTTGGATGACCGGCAGGCCCCTCGCGAAGTCGCCGGCCTTGTACATGCCGTAAATGGCCTTCTGAGAAGGCTGAATCAGGCTCTGGAACGGGAGCGTCGCTTTTCCGCTGATGCAGCCCATGAGTTGCGAACGCCCTTAGCTGCCTTACGCCTGAATCTGGAGCAACAAGCCGAACGTTATCCCGGCGAATTCGAAAACCTAACGGCCGCCGTTGATCGCATGGTCCATCTGGTTGAACAGCTACTGCTGTTAAGTAAGGTCGATGCCGGAGTCGATTTTCGCTCCGAGCCCCAAAATCTAGCCGAGCTCGTGGAGCAAAGTATTGCCGATGTTGCCCCTCTGGCGCTGAAAAAACAGATCGAACCGGAGCTGGATAACCCTTACCCACTTGCCATGATCAACTGCCACAACGCGCTCATCACGACCATGATGCGCTCACTGCTGGCCAATGCCATTCAGTACAGCCCTCCGCGCACTCAGGTCAGCACAACCATGCGTAAAGTAAACGGCGGCTTCAAAGTCTCTATCTGCGACCAAGGGCCGGGCATCCCAGTGAAAGATCGGGAGCGCGCACTCAGCCGCTTCACTCGTCTCGATCAGCGACAGGGTCAGGGGGCGGGTTTAGGCCTGGCTATCGCCCAGCGTATTGTAGAACTCCACGGAGGCAAGTTGTCCCTTGAGGGAAGAGCTGACGGGGAGCACGGGCTCTGTGTAACGATTTGGATTCCGGCAAAGCCGTAAAACGATTTGTCTAGCTGTCAATAATACGGGGCAGAGAAACGCGAATCCACACCCACCGAAATGTACAATGCTCCGTTTACGACTTAGCGGAGTCTTCATGGCGACCAAACCTTCCCTGAACAACGAGTGGCAGGCCTTCTGGCTGGCCGTTGGTTTCCTTACCCGCATTCCGATGCTGGCACAAATCAACTATTCTCAGCGATTGATGAACCAGAGCAGCCTTTACTTTCCTTTGGTCGGTTTGCTGCTGGGCATTATTTACGTTGTGGCCTTCACGCTGTTCTCGCTGGTTGCCAGCCCATTAGTTGCCATCATCCTCGTGATCATCGGACACCTGTTTATCACCGGGGCGTTTCACGAAGACGGTCTGGCCGACAGTATCGATGCGCTGGGCGGTGGCTATACCGTTAAGAAACGACTGGAGATCATGAAAGATAGTCGGATTGGCACCTACGGTACGGTGGCGCTGGTGATGGCGCTATTGTTGAAGGTCGCACTGCTGATGGACGTTGAGCATATCTGGCTGGCGCTGCTGATCGCCCCGGCGGTTTCCCGGCTTACGCCCTTGCTGTTGATGGCGACACTGCCGTATGTCACCGATCCGGACAAAAGCAAATCCAAACCCGTAGCAGACGGTTTTTCTAACGTGCGGCTGGCCACCGCAGCGGCCTTTGCGGTGGTGCTGAGCCTGGCGCTGTCTTTCTGGCACCCGCTATTGATTATCGGCACCCTGCCTGCGGTGCTGTTTGTGGCCCTGTGCTGGGGCGCATACCTGCGCGGCCAGCTGGGCGGCTACACCGGCGACGCTCTGGGGGCGAGCGTGGTGTTCAGCGAATTGGTGCTGCTGATGTTTTTGTAAGGTGTTTTTAACTTAATCGTTATCCACAGTAAAGGAGACAATCCGGGATAAGTGGCTGATGGGCAAGCCCGTTTCCTGGTGCCACTGATTGAACGCGTTCTGGGCCTGAGTCAGCCCCTTCTTGCTGGTGGGTGATGCGTCCAGAATGTCAGCTCGAGTCAAGGCGGTCACCACATCGTGGGACATAATGAAGCCGTCCCAGCCCACCCGGCGCAGAAAATACTGGGCGGTATTACCGCCCAGCCGGGCGCCGTTGCGCTTCAAGTACATCAACAAGCCCACCTGATCTTCGTGGGGCCATTCGGCCAGAAAACGGCCAAAGCTGCCGTGATCTTGCGCCACATCCATAATCATCCGGGCGTTTTCTGGCACCGTGCGAATTTTCTGCAAGTTTCGGACAACCCGCGTATCTTCGGCCAGTCTTTCCAGAACTTCTGGCGGCACCTGCTGCCAATAGGCGGGCACAAACCCTTCGAAGGCCGCTTCAAAATCTGGCCATTTGTTCTCAATCACTCGCCAGACAAAGCCCGCCTTGAATACACATCGCGTTATTTCCGAAAGATAGCGATCGTCCGTTCGCGCCGCCAGCGCCACGGCTGACGGCATTTTGGGCAGGAGGGCGTTCAGTTCTTCGATGCCGCCTTTACGTGCAATGGCGCGTTCCTGAATTTTTGAAAACCCCATAGTTTCTCATCGTTGGCTTAGTGATGGATTGACAAAAGTTAACATCGCTTTCGTATTAATAGTGACCTAGCTCAAACATTTTTCCCGCAGTTCTATTAACTTGAGGATTAACGATCCGGAAATCGTACTCAACCTCCTCGCTGCACACTAGCAAATTGTTCTCAGCCGGAGCCGAGTCCCTTCACTAGCTCTACACATCGAACTGTGTAGATAAAAGGAGATGCGCTGTGAATGATAAAACCCAACCCCCGGAATTCCCAACAGACAACTCACAAGCTGACCCGGAACAGGATCTGGCTACGCGGTTTCCCACCGCCTATACCATCTTGTTTCTACTGATCATCCTTGTTGCTGCCCTAACATGGATTATACCTGCAGGTCAGTACGATCGGGCGATGAACGAAGACGTCGGTCGCGAAGTAGCCGTTCCCGGCACTTACCAGACAGTAGAGCCAAATCCTCAGGGTTTTATAGAGGTGATGCTCGCACCCACAGCCGGGTTTTATGATCCGGACAGTTACGTAGCCAACGCTATTGATGTCGCCCTCTTCGTACTTTTCCTGGGTGGCTTCCTCGGCGTAATGAACGCCACAGGGGCCATAGATACCGGGATACGCAGCGCTATGCGACACCTCAAGGGCCATGAAGTCTGGATGATCCCGATATTGATGACCCTTTTTGCCATTGGCGGCACAACCTATGGCATGGCTGAGGAGACGCTGGCTTTCTATGCCATTTTGATCCCGGTAATGATGGCCGCCGGATACGATGCAGTAACAGGGGTGGCCATAATTCTAGTCGGTGCCGGAATCGGTGTACTCGGCTCTACCATTAACCCATTTGCTACGGTCATCGCAGCCAACGCGGCTCAAATTCCGTTTACTGACGGCATTGTCGTGCGTTTTGTTCTGCTGATAGGCGGCCTGATAATTTGCTCAGCTTACGTTATGCGATACGCCATTCGTGTAAAAGCAGACCCTTCTCGTTCGGTTGTTTCCAGGCAATGGGATGCTCACCGACGGCTTTTTTTGGGCAAGCACGAGAATGAAGTCGATGACTCCACACTTACCAGAACACAGATTGTTGCCCTGCTGATTTTTTCTGCAACCTTTGTCGTCATGATCTGGGGCGTTTCGTCACAGGGTTGGTGGATGGCCCGCATGGGTGCGCTGTTTTTTGGTGCAGCGATCGTAATCGGGTTTATTGCTCGCCTTGGCGAGAAGAAACTCACCGGCAGTTTTGTTGACGGTGCACGCGATCTTTTGGGTGTTGCTCTGGTAGTGGGCCTTGCAAGAGGCATTGTGGTGATTATGGACCAAGGCATGATTGCAGACACCATTTTGCACAGTGCCGAAACATCCCTTGGCGGGCTCCCCGAACTGGCGTTTATTAATTTGATGTTCTGGATTGAGATAGGCATGAGCTTCTTTGTGCCCTCTTCTTCCGGGCTGGCGGTTCTGTCCATGCCGATTCTGGCGCCGCTTGCTGATTTCGCCAATGTGGGCCGCGATCTTGTCGTCACGGCCTTCCAGTCTGCCAACGGCCTGGTGAACCTGATCAACCCCACCTTTGCGGTAGTGGTCGGTGGCCTGGCGATAGGCCGTGTGTCCTATGACCGCTGGATCGCTTTTATCTGGCCTTTGCTTTTAATTCTTACCATTTTCATTTCGGTGGTTATCAGTGCAGCTGCACTCATTTAATGGAGGATCAGACCATGTCCGATCACAAGCTTGGAGTACATTCAGAAACCGGAAAACTGCGGCAGGTGGTTGTTTGCCGACCGGGTCTGGCACACCGACGGCTAACCCCGTCCAACTGCGACGCTCTGCTGTTTGATGACGTTTTCTGGGTGAAGCAAGCTCAAAAAGATCACGATGTGTTTGCTGGAGTGATGCGGGATCGGGGTGTTGAGGTTCTTGATGTTAACGATTTGCTGGCCGAAACCCTGAACATCCCAGAAGCCCGAAAATGGATTCTGGACCACCGAATTACTTGGAACGGCATAGGCGTGGGGATGATTTCTGATCTACGCGCTTGGATGGACGAATTGCCAGGCAGCAAACTATCGGAATACCTGATTGGCGGACTTGAAGTGGGAGACCTGCCGTTCGACCCTACCGGACTATTCGGCAACCACTTGGGCCACTACGGCTTCGTACTGCCGCCGCTGCCCAACTACCTGTTCACACGGGACAACAGCGCCTGGATCTACGGCGGTGTAACTCTAAACCCCATGTACTGGGCTGCGCGCCAACCCGAAACCCTGTTGATGGCGGGCATATATCGCTTCCATCCGAAATTTTCTGGCAAGGTGGACGTGCTCTGGGGTGACCCTACGAAACACCATGGCCTTGCCACGCTCGAAGGCGGCGATGTGATGCCCGTGGGCAACGGTGCTGTGCTTGTGGGTATGGGCGAGCGCTCATCGCCACAGGCTGTAGGGCAACTGGCGAATGCCTTATTCGAAACAGGTACGGCTGAACGGGTAATTGCCTGTCAGATCCCGAAATCACGAACCGCCATGCACTTGGACACCATTTTCACATTCTGCGGCGGCAACGTTGTCACCGCGTTCAAAGAGGTTGCGGATGAAGTGGTCTGCTACGACCTCACTCCGGGAACCGGTAATAAGCACTTAGCTTTCCGTCAGGATTCCAGACCGTTGTTTGATGTGGTTGCAGAAGTACTCGGTTATCAATCTCTGGAAGTTGTCGCAACAGGTGGTAATGACCCAGCCGAACGTGAGCGGGAGCAATGGAACGATGGCAACAATGTGCTAGCGCTAAGCCCAGGAGTCGTTATCGGCTACGACCGCAACGACGACACCAACGCAGCCTTGAAATCAGCAGGCATTGAAGTGCTGTCTATTCCTGGCGCCGAGCTAGGCCGTGGCCGCGGCGGTGGGCGTTGCATGAGCTGCCCC is part of the Marinobacter sp. JH2 genome and encodes:
- a CDS encoding response regulator transcription factor, whose translation is MRILLVEDDHPLALTMLDMLREDQNTVDWLDDGQKALNALADEHFDLAILDLTLPRVDGLDIIRRTRQNGNQTPIIILTARTDLDEKLQGLDSGADDYLTKPFAMAELKARIRAVTRRGRADNSTAGIRVGRLTLNPETGNLSIGNDTVMLPRSEFQILHYLMRHPDQVATRRRLEDQLYGWEQGAESNSLEVHVHHLRRRIGKTAIRTLRGVGYLLDSDAVGKDSLE
- a CDS encoding ATP-binding protein: MSLTRKLTLLVTGTVFFITLIAAGWGYYVSDHQMEELFDAELAQSTRIVQGLVEHLSDTQSFEQLSRTLSLTLQLPESTYQGPEEEDEILADGAGHKYERKLAFEVWTPDGNPVLDTLNANDDQGLKPGFDWLEVAGYQWRTFTLNDPKTGFWIRSAQREDVRDELSQEIAVGNLLPFLLALPLLALAVVGSIQLGFQPLRKLERPVRNMAPENIHPLDDRQAPREVAGLVHAVNGLLRRLNQALERERRFSADAAHELRTPLAALRLNLEQQAERYPGEFENLTAAVDRMVHLVEQLLLLSKVDAGVDFRSEPQNLAELVEQSIADVAPLALKKQIEPELDNPYPLAMINCHNALITTMMRSLLANAIQYSPPRTQVSTTMRKVNGGFKVSICDQGPGIPVKDRERALSRFTRLDQRQGQGAGLGLAIAQRIVELHGGKLSLEGRADGEHGLCVTIWIPAKP
- the cobS gene encoding adenosylcobinamide-GDP ribazoletransferase; this encodes MATKPSLNNEWQAFWLAVGFLTRIPMLAQINYSQRLMNQSSLYFPLVGLLLGIIYVVAFTLFSLVASPLVAIILVIIGHLFITGAFHEDGLADSIDALGGGYTVKKRLEIMKDSRIGTYGTVALVMALLLKVALLMDVEHIWLALLIAPAVSRLTPLLLMATLPYVTDPDKSKSKPVADGFSNVRLATAAAFAVVLSLALSFWHPLLIIGTLPAVLFVALCWGAYLRGQLGGYTGDALGASVVFSELVLLMFL
- a CDS encoding DNA-3-methyladenine glycosylase I codes for the protein MGFSKIQERAIARKGGIEELNALLPKMPSAVALAARTDDRYLSEITRCVFKAGFVWRVIENKWPDFEAAFEGFVPAYWQQVPPEVLERLAEDTRVVRNLQKIRTVPENARMIMDVAQDHGSFGRFLAEWPHEDQVGLLMYLKRNGARLGGNTAQYFLRRVGWDGFIMSHDVVTALTRADILDASPTSKKGLTQAQNAFNQWHQETGLPISHLSRIVSFTVDND
- a CDS encoding YfcC family protein, encoding MNDKTQPPEFPTDNSQADPEQDLATRFPTAYTILFLLIILVAALTWIIPAGQYDRAMNEDVGREVAVPGTYQTVEPNPQGFIEVMLAPTAGFYDPDSYVANAIDVALFVLFLGGFLGVMNATGAIDTGIRSAMRHLKGHEVWMIPILMTLFAIGGTTYGMAEETLAFYAILIPVMMAAGYDAVTGVAIILVGAGIGVLGSTINPFATVIAANAAQIPFTDGIVVRFVLLIGGLIICSAYVMRYAIRVKADPSRSVVSRQWDAHRRLFLGKHENEVDDSTLTRTQIVALLIFSATFVVMIWGVSSQGWWMARMGALFFGAAIVIGFIARLGEKKLTGSFVDGARDLLGVALVVGLARGIVVIMDQGMIADTILHSAETSLGGLPELAFINLMFWIEIGMSFFVPSSSGLAVLSMPILAPLADFANVGRDLVVTAFQSANGLVNLINPTFAVVVGGLAIGRVSYDRWIAFIWPLLLILTIFISVVISAAALI
- a CDS encoding arginine deiminase, with the translated sequence MSDHKLGVHSETGKLRQVVVCRPGLAHRRLTPSNCDALLFDDVFWVKQAQKDHDVFAGVMRDRGVEVLDVNDLLAETLNIPEARKWILDHRITWNGIGVGMISDLRAWMDELPGSKLSEYLIGGLEVGDLPFDPTGLFGNHLGHYGFVLPPLPNYLFTRDNSAWIYGGVTLNPMYWAARQPETLLMAGIYRFHPKFSGKVDVLWGDPTKHHGLATLEGGDVMPVGNGAVLVGMGERSSPQAVGQLANALFETGTAERVIACQIPKSRTAMHLDTIFTFCGGNVVTAFKEVADEVVCYDLTPGTGNKHLAFRQDSRPLFDVVAEVLGYQSLEVVATGGNDPAEREREQWNDGNNVLALSPGVVIGYDRNDDTNAALKSAGIEVLSIPGAELGRGRGGGRCMSCPTMRDPI